The stretch of DNA CGACGCGGCATGCTGTCGCTGCTCGTCTACGCCGTCGCTGGCCTCGCCGGTGCGCCGTTCTTCGCCGAGTTCTCCGGCGGCCTCGCGGCGCTGACCTCGCCGAGCTTCGGGTACGTGATCGGCTTCGTGCCCGCTGCCGGCCTGGTCGGCTGGCTCGCTCGCCGCAACTGGGACCGGAAGGTCGGCCGCGCGGCGATGGCGATGCTCCTCGCAAGCGCGATCCCGTTCGTCACGGGTCTGCCGTGGCTCGCGGTGGTGCTCGGCCAGCTCGGCGCGCCGAACGACCTGCAGTCGGTGCTCGCCGCCGGCCTGTACCCGTTCATCGTCGGCGGTGTCGCCAAGGCGCTCATCGCCGCAGGCGTCCTGCCCCTGGCGTGGAAGCTCACCGGTCGCCGCTGACGCCTCCGGACCACGACGGGCCCCGCACCTGCTGGTGCGGGGCCCGTCGTCGTTCCGGCGAGGTGGCCGTCGGGCGCCGAGGCCGTCCCCGGGTTCCGTTCTGGTCGCACGACATGCCGTCAGGCGCGAAGCCGAGCGGCACGTCCTGCGACCGAGACGGGCGTGAGCGGCAGGTTGCGTGACCGGAGCGGGGCGCTCCGCGCGCACCCTCACCGACGACGGACGGGAGGCGCGGGGCCAGCTGGCACCGCGCCTCCCGTCCGT from Curtobacterium sp. SGAir0471 encodes:
- a CDS encoding biotin transporter BioY — its product is MTNATGFARRAVLADRLRTSGLATDAALVAGGALFTAAMAQLQVPMWPVPITGQTLAVVLVGATLGARRGMLSLLVYAVAGLAGAPFFAEFSGGLAALTSPSFGYVIGFVPAAGLVGWLARRNWDRKVGRAAMAMLLASAIPFVTGLPWLAVVLGQLGAPNDLQSVLAAGLYPFIVGGVAKALIAAGVLPLAWKLTGRR